In a single window of the Cucumis melo cultivar AY chromosome 11, USDA_Cmelo_AY_1.0, whole genome shotgun sequence genome:
- the LOC103490506 gene encoding probable polyol transporter 4 — MGLVAFQQNGAGDLAFSGVPLGPNKYRRMDSELDEDHHHPHQRSPSSSTTKYVLACAVFASLNSVLLGYDVGVMSGAIIFIQEDLKITEVQEEVLVGILSILSLLGSLAGGKTSDAIGRKWTMALAALVFQIGAAIMTLAPTFQVLLIGRILAGVGIGLGVMIAPVYIAEISPTVARGSLTSFPEIFINLGILLGYVSNFAFSGLPAHTNWRIMLAVGILPSIFIGFALFIIPESPRWLVLKNRIDDARSVLLKTIDNEKEVEERLAEIQLAAGISSAEKYEDKSAWRDFLNPSPALRRMLITGFGIQCFQQITGIDATVYYSPEIFKEAGIHGNSKLLAATVAVGLAKTGFIMVAIILIDKLGRKPLLYLSTIGMTICLFCLGFTLTFIGNGKVGVGLAIFWVCGNVAFFSVGIGPVCWVLTSEIFPLKLRAQAAALGAVGNRVSSGIVAMSFLSVSRAITVGGTFFIFSFISALSVAFVYKFVPETKGKSLEQIESLFQNEIGWRENEVELGDVEQLVDKNEQK, encoded by the exons ATGGGATTGGTCGCCTTCCAACAAAATGGGGCCGGAGATTTGGCCTTTTCCGGCGTTCCTTTAGGACCCAACAAGTACAGAAGAATGGATTCTGAGCTTGATGAAGATCACCACCACCCTCATCAACGCAGTCCTAGTTCCAGTACTACCAAATATGTACTTGCCTGTGCTGTTTTCGCTTCTCTCAACTCTGTTCTTCTTGGATACG ACGTGGGTGTGATGAGTGGAGCAATTATCTTTATTCAGGAGGATCTAAAGATAACTGAGGTACAGGAAGAAGTTCTGGTTGGGATTTTGAGTATTCTTTCTCTTTTGGGAAGTTTAGCTGGGGGAAAAACATCAGATGCTATTGGGAGAAAATGGACAATGGCTTTGGCTGCTCTTGTATTTCAAATAGGTGCAGCGATTATGACATTGGCACCCACTTTCCAAGTGTTACTCATTGGTAGAATATTGGCCGGTGTTGGTATTGGGTTAGGTGTTATGATTGCTCCTGTTTATATTGCTGAGATTTCCCCCACCGTTGCTAGAGGCTCACTCACTTCCTTCCCAGAGATCTTCATAAACCTTGGGATTTTACTTGGCTATGTCTCTAATTTTGCCTTCTCTGGTCTACCTGCCCACACAAATTGGAGAATCATGCTTGCTGTTGGGATTCTGCCCTCCATCTTCATTGGATTTGCTCTCTTCATCATCCCAGAGTCTCCTAGATGGTTGGTGCTGAAGAATAGAATTGACGATGCGAGATCTGTGCTTCTCAAAACCATAGACAATGAAAAGGAAGTGGAAGAAAGATTAGCAGAAATCCAATTAGCTGCTGGAATTTCCAGTGCAGAGAAGTACGAAGACAAGAGTGCTTGGAGAGATTTCTTAAATCCTTCTCCTGCGCTTAGAAGAATGCTTATCACTGGCTTTGGAATCCAATGTTTCCAACAGATCACTGGCATCGACGCAACCGTATATTACAGCCCCGAGATCTTCAAGGAAGCTGGAATTCATGGTAACTCCAAGCTGCTTGCAGCAACCGTGGCAGTTGGTCTTGCAAAGACAGGTTTCATAATGGTTGCCATTATCCTAATTGACAAGCTTGGTAGAAAGCCATTGCTATATCTAAGCACAATTGGGATGACAATCTGTTTGTTCTGCTTGGGTTTTACACTCACTTTTATTGGGAATGGGAAAGTTGGTGTTGGTTTGGCTATTTTTTGGGTGTGTGGGAATGTAGCATTCTTTTCAGTAGGGATTGGGCCTGTGTGTTGGGTTTTAACCTCTGAAATCTTTCCTTTGAAGCTACGAGCACAAGCTGCAGCTCTTGGAGCAGTAGGCAACAGGGTTTCCAGTGGGATTGTTGCCATGTCTTTCTTATCAGTTTCAAGAGCAATTACTGTAGGTGGAacgttcttcatcttctccttcATATCTGCTCTGTCAGTTGCTTTTGTTTATAAGTTCGTTCCAGAAACTAAAGGGAAGTCGTTGGAACAAATAGAATCACTGTTTCAGAATGAAATTGGATGGAGAGAAAATGAAGTGGAGCTTGGAGATGTTGAGCAACTTGTTGATAAGAATGAACAAAAATGA